One Bacteroidota bacterium genomic window carries:
- a CDS encoding DUF1987 family protein, whose amino-acid sequence MLTYRIDAKRYSPEVFIDKTNQLIEISGSSTLKNTSWFYSNVMKWVIAFNARSEKFTTINIRLEKINEESVKWITLIMKKLRSLFPDQLITINWYYEKRNVLVQLSGERVKLNAKVPVNLIAA is encoded by the coding sequence ATGTTAACTTACAGGATTGATGCGAAGAGGTATTCTCCAGAGGTTTTCATCGACAAAACCAACCAGCTTATCGAAATCTCAGGGTCATCGACACTTAAAAATACAAGCTGGTTTTATAGCAATGTCATGAAATGGGTTATTGCATTCAATGCCCGTTCAGAAAAGTTCACCACCATCAACATCAGGCTCGAAAAAATTAACGAAGAATCGGTAAAATGGATAACGTTAATTATGAAAAAACTACGCAGCCTGTTTCCCGACCAATTGATTACAATCAACTGGTATTACGAAAAAAGAAATGTACTGGTTCAGCTTAGTGGCGAACGTGTAAAACTCAATGCCAAAGTACCTGTAAATCTGATTGCTGCCTGA
- a CDS encoding TetR/AcrR family transcriptional regulator, translated as MMTQQLLHDKVGKLFRNYGIKSVSMDDIARELGMSKKTLYQQVSDKSELIGQVLQAEFQQYKKVFLGILAEPGDAVLQLIRLNTFLYSFLNDLSQPFNYDLQKYYPALFDQIRDEYERLFLPGIRQNLIKGKSEGVFRSDLNEDIISRVIFSRLEHIPHSGVFSPEEYKSAVITCMASLTRQGRSYWKSTVNKLKIT; from the coding sequence ATGATGACGCAGCAACTACTTCACGATAAAGTCGGAAAACTCTTTCGAAACTATGGGATAAAAAGTGTTTCGATGGACGACATTGCCCGTGAATTAGGTATGTCGAAGAAAACCCTCTATCAGCAGGTAAGTGATAAAAGCGAACTCATAGGGCAGGTATTACAAGCCGAATTTCAGCAATACAAAAAAGTTTTTCTCGGCATTCTTGCCGAACCCGGCGATGCGGTACTGCAGTTGATCAGACTCAACACTTTTCTCTACAGTTTCCTGAACGACCTGAGTCAGCCATTTAATTACGACCTGCAAAAGTATTATCCTGCACTATTTGACCAAATCAGAGACGAATACGAAAGGCTTTTTTTACCGGGTATCCGACAGAACCTGATCAAAGGCAAATCCGAGGGGGTGTTTCGTTCCGATTTAAACGAAGATATAATCAGCCGGGTGATCTTTTCCAGACTGGAACACATACCTCATTCTGGTGTGTTTAGTCCGGAGGAATACAAATCAGCCGTTATCACCTGCATGGCATCATTAACAAGACAGGGGAGAAGCTATTGGAAAAGTACAGTGAACAAATTGAAAATAACATAA
- a CDS encoding TolC family protein produces the protein MNLNRIIGILGFSLLLGNLSAQSDSIMSFSLVEAQNYAIENYFLSVNAKKDIEIARKKILETTAIGLPQVTATSDYQFIPNAPSISIPMGPNPEDMISFSIAPEHTLKYGATVSQLIFSGEYIVGLQAAKVYRTFSEENYEKVKIDLRENVAGTYYGILVLQANREVLSKTLDNLKDNLSQIEKTYQAGLVEDTEVDQLSLTVKRTENDLTSIDNQIQYMQRLFKYLLGLTDQDEVVLTEKLEYLIQTNIISDSTYNFVLEENIEFNILQTAEDLQKLNMDRQKSTYLPTLAGFYAYSDQTEVSDFSPNINHVLGVSASWPILQSGQRAARVSQARIEYEKAQILKEQNSEGLRLTAEQAKFDYQTALRKYENEKLNFELSAKVLNKTNEKFKLGMVSSLEQSLINIQFLTAQISYAASIQELLTAKVALDKAYSKL, from the coding sequence ATGAATTTGAACAGAATTATTGGAATACTGGGTTTTAGCCTGCTGCTGGGGAACCTTTCGGCGCAAAGCGATTCCATCATGAGCTTTTCTCTGGTGGAGGCCCAGAATTATGCTATCGAGAATTACTTCCTGAGTGTCAATGCAAAGAAGGATATTGAAATTGCGCGAAAGAAGATACTGGAAACTACCGCCATTGGGCTTCCGCAAGTAACTGCCACGAGCGACTACCAATTCATTCCCAATGCGCCAAGCATTTCCATACCCATGGGACCCAACCCCGAAGACATGATAAGTTTTTCCATCGCGCCGGAGCATACTTTAAAATATGGTGCTACAGTTTCGCAGCTTATTTTCAGTGGCGAATACATTGTAGGCTTACAAGCAGCAAAGGTTTACCGCACTTTTTCAGAAGAAAATTATGAAAAGGTAAAGATAGATTTACGCGAAAATGTTGCCGGCACTTATTATGGAATCCTTGTACTTCAGGCTAACCGCGAGGTACTTTCAAAGACCCTTGACAACCTTAAGGATAATTTAAGCCAGATCGAAAAAACTTATCAGGCCGGACTGGTCGAAGATACCGAGGTCGATCAGCTTAGCCTTACGGTGAAAAGAACTGAAAACGATCTTACTTCCATTGACAATCAGATACAATACATGCAGCGTCTTTTCAAATATTTGCTGGGGCTCACGGATCAGGATGAGGTTGTGCTGACAGAAAAGCTGGAATACCTCATTCAAACGAATATCATTTCCGACAGCACTTACAATTTTGTACTCGAAGAAAATATCGAGTTCAATATTTTGCAAACCGCCGAGGATCTTCAAAAGCTTAATATGGACCGCCAAAAGTCGACTTACTTGCCTACCCTTGCAGGCTTTTATGCCTATTCCGATCAAACAGAAGTTTCTGATTTTAGTCCCAACATTAACCATGTATTGGGTGTATCGGCAAGCTGGCCAATTCTTCAGAGCGGACAACGGGCTGCCAGAGTTTCTCAGGCTAGGATTGAGTATGAGAAGGCACAGATATTAAAAGAGCAAAATTCTGAAGGACTAAGATTGACAGCCGAACAAGCGAAATTTGATTACCAGACAGCTTTAAGAAAATACGAAAACGAGAAACTTAATTTTGAACTTTCTGCCAAAGTATTGAATAAAACAAACGAGAAATTCAAGCTGGGCATGGTATCGAGTCTGGAGCAATCTTTGATCAATATTCAGTTTTTAACTGCCCAGATCAGTTATGCAGCCTCCATACAAGAATTGCTCACCGCAAAAGTAGCCCTCGACAAAGCATACAGCAAATTGTAA
- a CDS encoding efflux RND transporter periplasmic adaptor subunit — protein sequence MKKLIPFVAVILLMSCNTKSPEAIKKQIESKKAKISAIEEEISKLEIELATLDTNKKNKDSQLIAVEEVKAETFEHFIEVQGSLDGDNNVAVFPEGMGVIDAIYVKIGQKVSKGQILAKMNDAAYVEQIKGLKTNLELATTMYERQKSLWDQNIGSEVQYLQAKSTKETLESQLAAAERQLEMMQIKSPISGTIEDLSIKIGQSASPQFPACRVVNFGQIKVVTDVAEAYASKIKVGDNIDVYLPDIDKTLKANVNFASNFINQVNRTFRVEAMLRESDPGMKANMIVVLKINDYKKENAIILPVNYVQKDQNSNFVYVARQNGDELKAVKQVVITGQIYNGMAEITSGLNVGDKLITLGYLEVEDGENVRL from the coding sequence ATGAAAAAGTTAATACCCTTTGTTGCAGTGATTTTACTAATGAGCTGCAATACAAAAAGTCCTGAAGCGATTAAAAAACAAATTGAAAGTAAAAAAGCCAAAATTTCGGCCATCGAAGAGGAGATTTCAAAACTCGAGATTGAACTTGCAACGCTTGATACGAATAAGAAGAATAAGGACTCACAACTTATTGCTGTTGAAGAAGTAAAAGCTGAAACCTTCGAACATTTTATCGAAGTGCAGGGTTCGCTAGATGGCGATAACAATGTGGCCGTTTTTCCTGAAGGAATGGGCGTGATAGATGCGATATATGTAAAAATTGGTCAAAAAGTTTCGAAAGGCCAGATATTGGCAAAAATGAACGATGCTGCCTATGTTGAACAGATAAAAGGTTTAAAAACAAACCTCGAACTGGCAACAACCATGTACGAAAGACAAAAAAGTTTATGGGATCAGAACATCGGTTCAGAGGTTCAGTATTTACAGGCAAAAAGTACCAAGGAAACACTCGAATCGCAACTTGCAGCTGCTGAACGTCAGCTCGAAATGATGCAGATTAAGTCGCCTATTTCCGGCACAATAGAAGATTTGTCCATTAAAATTGGTCAGTCGGCTTCACCTCAATTTCCTGCTTGCCGTGTTGTTAACTTCGGACAGATTAAAGTGGTAACCGATGTAGCCGAAGCCTATGCTTCAAAAATAAAAGTCGGTGATAATATAGATGTGTATCTGCCCGATATCGATAAAACTTTAAAGGCGAATGTAAATTTTGCCAGCAATTTTATTAACCAGGTAAACCGCACTTTCCGTGTTGAAGCTATGCTTCGTGAGTCAGATCCCGGAATGAAAGCCAATATGATTGTTGTGCTTAAAATTAACGACTACAAAAAGGAAAATGCCATAATCCTGCCTGTGAACTACGTGCAGAAAGATCAAAACAGCAATTTTGTATATGTCGCAAGGCAAAATGGCGACGAGCTTAAAGCTGTAAAGCAAGTTGTAATTACTGGTCAAATTTATAATGGTATGGCCGAAATAACATCCGGATTGAATGTGGGCGATAAGTTAATTACACTTGGCTATCTCGAAGTTGAAGATGGTGAAAATGTACGCTTATAA